The genomic DNA GCGAACTTATTTTTTCAGTGGCTTAGCGAACTTCTTCTCAATCTCTGAACGGTAAATTGCATTCATAGAACAGAATGGTATTATACGTCCATCAGGAACTGCATAGTGGATCACACATCTTTTAACCCGGTCCTGGTCGAAGTTCCAGGGATCCATGAAGTGCATGCATGATATAAGTAATGTTTTATGGTGGAAATCTCCCAGAGCGCTGTAAGATCTTTCCTTAAAGACCTTGGTCAGTATCCCAGTTATATCCAGTGAATCAGGTTTTTTATCCCGATCAATGGTTTTGGGAAGTTCCATTGTGGCCCGGCTTATGACTCTAGCCTTGCCAACAAGGCCTCCGTCGTTTATATCATCACTGCTACGGGAAAGGAGGTTGAAAAAGCGGTCCACATCTACAAACTGAGTTATGGGAATAATTTCATCATTATCAATGAAAACGTAGGTGGCAGCACCGCAGTGGGGGTGGCAGGTGAATGATACCTGGTCTTCCCCTTCAATGGCCTCCACAAAATCGGTGATGGGTATAACTGAAGATGCAGGGTAGAAATCATCATGCGCGATCTTACCATCAGTCTGCTGTTCCACTAAATTCTGGAAGGTGGGTATAGTTATTCTCTGTTCTTCCACTTCCTCCGCACGTGTTCTGCCAGCAAAGGACACTGGCTGGAAGTTCACTCCCCTAATGATGTCCAGGTTTTCAATGGCAAATCGTATGATGTCACCAACCTGATGATCATTGATTCCTTTAACCAGGGTTGGTACAAGTACAATTCCCAGATCTGCTTTACGACAGTTTTCAATGGCTTCCAGTTTGGTT from Methanobacterium sp. Maddingley MBC34 includes the following:
- a CDS encoding putative Fe-S oxidoreductase (PFAM: Radical SAM superfamily), translated to MVIKKTKSLCPECLQIVDAEVFEDQERILIKKTCPEHGEFENTYWQSSEAYYHAADYDYRGDGINNPRTTVDGECPHSCGLCSEHESQTILGLIDVTNRCNLRCPICFANAAVSKSLYEPTYEEIREMLRNLRANQPVPTPAIQYAGGEPTVRKDIVELVKLAREEGFSHTQIATNGIKLAKDPDFAQKLKDATLNTIYLQFDGVTEEPYIKARGRNLLPTKLEAIENCRKADLGIVLVPTLVKGINDHQVGDIIRFAIENLDIIRGVNFQPVSFAGRTRAEEVEEQRITIPTFQNLVEQQTDGKIAHDDFYPASSVIPITDFVEAIEGEDQVSFTCHPHCGAATYVFIDNDEIIPITQFVDVDRFFNLLSRSSDDINDGGLVGKARVISRATMELPKTIDRDKKPDSLDITGILTKVFKERSYSALGDFHHKTLLISCMHFMDPWNFDQDRVKRCVIHYAVPDGRIIPFCSMNAIYRSEIEKKFAKPLKK